From Bosea sp. NBC_00550, the proteins below share one genomic window:
- a CDS encoding iron-containing alcohol dehydrogenase, protein MALITYLTTIKFGFGEVAGIEADLSGLGITRPMIVADKGILAAGLVEAVQRHATALRSAPVFVDTPTNPTEEAVEAALVLYRQHGCDGVVAIGGGSPIDLAKGVALLATHDGPLETYAAILGGIPRVTAKVAPVIAIPTTSGTGSEVGRAALITLKDGRKLGFIAPYLIPRLAICDPELTMGLPAWLTAATGMDAVTHCIETYLSPRENPPAEAIALDGLKRAVDHIERAVKDGSDREARKEMMMAALQGGMTFQKGLGAVHALSHPLGGLKEVSLHHGTLNAVLLPAVLRFNAPAAEAKYAEIRRVLGLAPDADLAEWIASLVARLGMPGSLSAMGLPRRVVPAIAEAATLDHSSATNPRAATAADYAAMLEASF, encoded by the coding sequence ATGGCGCTGATCACCTATCTCACGACGATCAAGTTCGGCTTCGGCGAGGTCGCTGGCATCGAGGCCGATCTCTCCGGGCTCGGCATCACCAGGCCGATGATTGTTGCGGACAAGGGTATCCTTGCGGCCGGGCTTGTCGAGGCCGTGCAGAGACATGCCACCGCCTTGCGATCCGCCCCGGTCTTCGTCGATACGCCCACGAATCCCACCGAGGAGGCTGTCGAGGCGGCGCTCGTGCTCTACCGCCAGCATGGCTGCGATGGTGTCGTCGCGATCGGCGGCGGCTCTCCGATCGATCTCGCCAAGGGCGTGGCGCTGCTCGCCACCCATGACGGCCCGCTCGAAACCTACGCCGCGATCCTCGGCGGCATCCCGAGGGTCACCGCCAAGGTCGCCCCCGTCATCGCGATCCCGACGACCTCAGGCACCGGCAGCGAGGTCGGCCGCGCCGCGCTGATCACCCTGAAGGACGGGCGCAAGCTCGGCTTCATCGCACCGTACCTGATCCCGCGCCTGGCCATCTGCGACCCCGAGCTGACGATGGGGCTGCCCGCTTGGCTCACCGCGGCCACCGGCATGGACGCCGTCACCCATTGCATCGAGACCTATCTCAGCCCGCGCGAGAACCCGCCGGCCGAAGCCATCGCCCTCGACGGGCTGAAGCGCGCCGTCGACCATATCGAGCGCGCCGTTAAGGACGGCTCGGACCGCGAGGCCCGCAAGGAGATGATGATGGCCGCTCTACAGGGCGGCATGACCTTCCAGAAAGGGCTCGGCGCTGTCCATGCCCTCTCCCATCCGCTCGGCGGGCTGAAGGAGGTCTCGCTGCATCACGGCACGCTGAACGCCGTGCTGCTGCCCGCCGTGCTGCGCTTCAACGCGCCGGCGGCCGAGGCGAAATATGCCGAAATCCGGCGCGTCCTCGGCCTTGCCCCCGATGCCGACCTCGCAGAATGGATTGCCAGTCTGGTCGCCCGGCTCGGCATGCCCGGCAGCCTCTCGGCCATGGGTTTGCCACGCCGTGTCGTGCCGGCCATCGCCGAGGCGGCGACGCTCGACCATTCGAGCGCGACCAACCCGCGCGCGGCCACGGCGGCCGATTATGCCGCCATGCTCGAAGCGTCGTTCTGA
- a CDS encoding ribonuclease T2 family protein — MKRLALAALSLFCLGGAACAQGFGQRGGTPGDFDFYVLALSWSPGFCELDGDRSRNREQCGEGSNLRFVVHGLWPQNERGYPSECGPAGRSPSRIALEQAEGLFPTESLARYEWRKHGTCSGSSPSDYFRDVRRARDKVTIPPVLARAERDQSWTAIDLERAFVAANPGLRTDMMSVACKRGVLQEVRICFSKDLRDFRSCQEVDRSGCRAREFTVVAPR, encoded by the coding sequence ATGAAGCGCCTTGCGCTTGCAGCTCTGTCGCTGTTCTGCCTCGGCGGAGCGGCTTGCGCGCAAGGCTTCGGCCAGCGCGGCGGCACGCCGGGCGATTTCGACTTCTATGTTCTGGCGCTGTCCTGGTCGCCCGGGTTCTGCGAACTCGACGGCGACCGCTCGCGCAACCGCGAGCAATGCGGCGAAGGCAGCAATCTGCGCTTCGTCGTGCATGGGCTCTGGCCGCAGAACGAGCGCGGCTATCCCAGTGAATGCGGGCCCGCCGGCCGCTCGCCCTCGCGAATCGCGCTGGAACAGGCGGAGGGCCTGTTCCCTACGGAAAGCCTTGCCCGCTACGAGTGGCGCAAGCACGGCACCTGCAGCGGCTCCAGCCCGAGCGATTACTTTCGCGATGTCCGACGCGCCCGCGACAAGGTGACGATCCCCCCGGTGCTCGCCAGGGCCGAACGCGATCAGAGCTGGACCGCGATCGATCTCGAGCGGGCCTTCGTCGCGGCCAATCCCGGCCTGCGCACCGACATGATGTCCGTCGCCTGCAAGCGCGGCGTCCTGCAGGAGGTCCGGATCTGCTTCAGCAAGGACCTGCGCGATTTCCGCAGCTGCCAGGAGGTCGATCGCTCCGGCTGCCGCGCCCGCGAGTTCACCGTCGTCGCGCCGCGCTGA
- a CDS encoding pyridoxamine 5'-phosphate oxidase family protein codes for MTNCFDDPAARIDDAGLLRGHIGPVHPLATGKVLKKLDQFCRDFIALSPFLVLASCDADGNADASPRGDGPGFVRVLDERTLLIPDRRGNNRVDSLGNIVSAPGVGLVFMVPGIPETLRVNGKGRATRDSDLLAPSAMLERPPVTGLIVEVEETFFHCGKALIRSKLWDQASQVPRNSFPTLGRIIADQTKAVDGDEADRNLEEGYRTRLY; via the coding sequence ATGACGAACTGCTTCGACGATCCGGCGGCGCGCATCGATGATGCAGGCTTGCTGCGCGGCCATATCGGCCCGGTCCATCCGCTGGCGACCGGCAAGGTCCTGAAAAAGCTCGATCAGTTCTGCCGAGACTTCATCGCGCTTTCGCCGTTCCTCGTGCTGGCGAGCTGCGATGCGGATGGGAATGCGGATGCGAGCCCGCGTGGCGACGGCCCCGGCTTCGTGCGCGTGCTCGACGAGCGGACCCTGCTGATTCCGGACCGGCGCGGCAACAACCGCGTCGACTCGCTCGGCAACATCGTGTCGGCGCCGGGCGTCGGGCTGGTGTTCATGGTGCCGGGCATTCCCGAGACTCTGCGCGTCAACGGCAAGGGCCGGGCGACGCGCGATTCCGATTTGCTGGCGCCGTCCGCGATGCTGGAACGCCCGCCCGTCACCGGGCTCATCGTCGAGGTCGAGGAAACCTTCTTCCATTGCGGCAAGGCGTTGATCCGCTCGAAGCTGTGGGATCAGGCCTCGCAGGTGCCTCGCAACAGCTTCCCGACGCTCGGCCGGATCATCGCCGACCAGACCAAGGCGGTCGATGGCGACGAGGCCGATCGCAATCTCGAGGAAGGTTATCGCACGCGCCTCTACTGA